In the Streptomyces sp. NBC_00525 genome, one interval contains:
- a CDS encoding winged helix-turn-helix transcriptional regulator, translating to MAAMDLFGRRWALRILWELRAGPLGARALLARCEGLSSSVLYQRLRELASSGIIAPSADGYELTRLGTALRDALHPLDEWAITWAQEQGHNDQEPTET from the coding sequence ATGGCCGCGATGGACCTGTTCGGCCGTCGGTGGGCGCTGCGGATTCTCTGGGAACTGCGTGCGGGTCCGCTCGGCGCCCGCGCACTGCTGGCACGGTGCGAAGGGCTGTCGTCCAGCGTCCTCTACCAGCGACTCCGTGAACTCGCATCGAGCGGGATCATCGCCCCCTCAGCCGATGGCTACGAGCTGACCCGGCTGGGGACAGCACTCCGTGATGCCCTCCATCCGCTCGACGAATGGGCGATCACCTGGGCGCAGGAGCAGGGACACAACGATCAGGAGCCCACGGAGACGTGA
- a CDS encoding type II toxin-antitoxin system RelE family toxin, producing the protein MRRRIHVGRYRVLYEVMEARVTVIVIHVGRVG; encoded by the coding sequence ATGCGGCGCCGCATACACGTCGGACGCTACCGAGTGCTGTACGAGGTCATGGAGGCTCGGGTCACCGTCATCGTGATCCACGTCGGCCGCGTCGGCTGA
- the tgmC gene encoding ATP-grasp peptide maturase system methyltransferase, producing the protein MTADTLHERHSLAARLTRAGVLTHPGWRAAVEAVPRELFLNPGVFLPVEGGRWRPVTAVGTAPAEWMRIAYRDESLTTQLDGHLTADQVSDLVSGSPTSSSTTPFTVVDMLEKLDVEDGHRVLEIGTGTGYSCALMCSRLGEDNVTTVEVDTDVAARADAALETAGHSTWTVTGDGLLGHPRRAPYDRVIATCAVRRIPYTWIRQTASGGIVLATVGGTWGYGTGLAKVTVAEDGTAEGRIVGRSSFMQARSQAQAPIDGDLSARTAYAETERAAKVSPLLLEDWMPAFVAQLAAPGARFIRATTPEGGRLLYLFDPDRESFAAFTESGGGWTVRQGGPVALWDTIEQSLTEWQATNRADITDVRLRVTREAHTYWIDGHPQLRWHHPLLSVDTQGF; encoded by the coding sequence ATGACCGCCGACACTCTCCACGAGCGCCACTCCCTCGCCGCCCGTCTGACACGGGCCGGGGTCCTCACCCACCCCGGCTGGCGGGCGGCGGTGGAGGCCGTTCCGCGCGAGTTGTTCCTGAATCCTGGAGTCTTCCTGCCCGTGGAGGGCGGTCGGTGGCGTCCCGTGACCGCCGTGGGAACTGCCCCGGCCGAGTGGATGCGGATCGCCTACCGCGACGAGTCCCTGACAACCCAGCTCGACGGGCACCTCACCGCCGACCAGGTAAGCGACCTCGTGTCCGGCTCCCCCACCTCGTCGTCCACCACCCCGTTCACCGTCGTGGACATGCTGGAGAAGCTGGATGTGGAAGACGGCCACCGGGTCCTGGAGATCGGTACGGGAACCGGATACTCCTGCGCCCTGATGTGCAGCCGTCTCGGGGAGGACAACGTCACCACCGTCGAGGTGGACACGGACGTCGCAGCCCGAGCGGATGCCGCCCTGGAGACCGCAGGACACTCGACTTGGACCGTCACCGGAGACGGTCTCCTCGGCCATCCCCGCCGCGCCCCGTACGACCGCGTCATCGCCACGTGCGCGGTTCGCCGCATCCCGTACACCTGGATCAGGCAGACCGCGTCAGGAGGCATTGTCCTCGCCACGGTGGGCGGGACATGGGGGTACGGGACGGGGCTGGCGAAGGTGACGGTCGCCGAGGACGGGACCGCCGAGGGCAGGATCGTTGGCCGCAGTTCGTTCATGCAGGCCCGCTCCCAGGCGCAGGCACCGATCGACGGCGATCTTTCCGCCCGAACCGCCTACGCCGAAACGGAACGCGCGGCCAAGGTGTCCCCGCTACTGCTGGAGGACTGGATGCCGGCCTTCGTCGCGCAACTCGCCGCCCCAGGGGCGCGGTTCATCCGCGCCACCACGCCGGAGGGAGGCCGGTTGCTGTACCTCTTCGACCCGGACCGTGAGTCGTTCGCCGCGTTCACGGAGAGCGGTGGGGGCTGGACGGTTCGCCAGGGAGGGCCAGTGGCGCTGTGGGACACGATCGAGCAGTCCCTTACGGAGTGGCAGGCCACGAACCGCGCCGACATCACCGACGTACGGCTCCGTGTTACCCGAGAGGCCCATACGTACTGGATCGACGGGCACCCGCAGCTGCGCTGGCACCACCCTCTCCTGTCTGTGGACACACAAGGCTTTTGA
- the tgmB gene encoding ATP-grasp ribosomal peptide maturase: protein MTDERPVLVVTEADDLTADMVIAELGRRNVPVTRFNPADIGSALTVSARFGSCPAPVGGQLRTPSRTVDLTHVRSVYWRRPVWPTFDHLGADEARFASAQVRYGLGGVLYALDGPLWVNHPLRNAAADYKPAQLAVAQRLGLAVPPTLVTNDPDEARAFIDNHGQVLFKILRWTPCRRDGVPVTGWADPVTAEEIDASVALVPHLFQAVVDKAADLRVLVVGGEVFAVRIESGLLDWRKDYSALSYRVVNLPSRTEKALLAYLDHFGLASGSFDLAVDRAGDLWWLELNPNGQWGWLEEATGLAMSAAFATLLTEGAAP from the coding sequence ATGACCGACGAGAGGCCGGTGCTGGTGGTGACCGAGGCGGACGACCTGACCGCCGACATGGTGATCGCCGAGCTGGGCCGGCGCAACGTACCCGTGACCAGGTTCAACCCGGCCGACATCGGCTCGGCCCTGACGGTCTCCGCCCGGTTCGGAAGCTGCCCGGCCCCGGTGGGCGGGCAGCTTCGTACTCCGTCCAGGACCGTGGACCTGACCCACGTTCGGTCGGTCTACTGGCGCCGCCCGGTGTGGCCCACCTTCGATCACCTCGGCGCGGACGAAGCGCGGTTCGCGTCCGCTCAGGTCCGGTACGGCCTCGGCGGGGTCCTGTACGCCCTGGACGGGCCGCTGTGGGTCAACCATCCGCTGCGCAACGCCGCCGCCGACTACAAACCCGCTCAGCTCGCTGTTGCCCAGCGCCTTGGGCTGGCCGTCCCTCCGACGCTGGTCACGAACGACCCGGACGAGGCACGAGCCTTCATCGACAACCACGGCCAGGTGCTCTTCAAAATCCTCCGTTGGACGCCCTGCCGACGCGACGGCGTCCCCGTCACCGGCTGGGCCGATCCGGTCACCGCCGAGGAGATCGACGCGAGCGTGGCCCTGGTGCCGCACCTGTTCCAGGCCGTCGTGGACAAGGCGGCCGACCTCCGCGTGCTGGTTGTCGGTGGTGAGGTGTTCGCCGTACGGATCGAGTCCGGGCTGCTCGACTGGCGCAAGGACTACTCGGCCCTGTCCTACCGCGTGGTGAACCTGCCCAGCCGGACGGAGAAGGCGCTCCTCGCCTACCTCGATCACTTCGGACTGGCCTCGGGGAGCTTCGACCTCGCCGTGGACCGTGCCGGTGACCTCTGGTGGCTGGAGCTGAACCCGAACGGACAGTGGGGGTGGCTGGAAGAAGCCACCGGCCTCGCCATGTCCGCCGCATTCGCCACACTGCTCACCGAAGGAGCCGCCCCATGA
- the tgmA gene encoding putative ATP-grasp-modified RiPP translates to MSTAAGTVTRPWGAGRLTPYPTVTRRPHTSVVLDPDTQLGVYTDHTGTVIEMGKHGTSKGTETSTVTNSDSQNDQGHDQDSQQD, encoded by the coding sequence ATGTCCACCGCAGCCGGGACCGTGACGCGTCCCTGGGGAGCCGGCAGGCTCACCCCGTACCCGACCGTCACCCGCCGCCCCCACACGTCGGTCGTGCTCGACCCCGACACGCAACTCGGCGTCTACACCGACCACACGGGCACCGTGATCGAGATGGGCAAGCACGGCACCAGCAAGGGCACCGAGACGAGCACGGTCACGAACAGCGACTCCCAGAACGACCAGGGCCACGACCAGGACTCCCAGCAGGACTGA
- a CDS encoding XRE family transcriptional regulator gives MGAAEGARGRARTGLIAGFVLRVARESTAVHTQAGMAEVMGVDLATWQGWETGRRPLVNVKAGALLDIRRRLLALGADPRVLHLLDPAMDADRVIAATLHPDVNARHPLAHWVHTRDTAHMIAWALNGTVPPTLRRRAPVGRRGPVAKAPLLSTPDRALFFDRLRETAESASRTGDDGLLLHRQTLYLCSYDRTLEAKTWTAHALHSRRDLIASHGWTPFWATSRSTATALARLGDRQPLLDFIEKGLAGDDKGETANLNYWAYWLGSMREPQSDDTFMRHGPTDWDPVRLLRGLTDGLHRAPVYTDLYVHSLWALLTTNRWLPLADPTLAAELATYSGQLLDRSGVSPRARRELSTVHYVLRKNRT, from the coding sequence ATGGGGGCGGCGGAAGGTGCACGCGGGCGTGCCCGCACCGGCCTGATCGCCGGGTTCGTTCTGCGTGTGGCCCGAGAGAGTACGGCCGTCCACACGCAGGCCGGCATGGCGGAGGTGATGGGGGTCGATCTCGCCACGTGGCAAGGGTGGGAGACGGGGCGGCGGCCCCTGGTCAACGTGAAGGCCGGTGCGCTGCTCGACATCCGGCGCCGGTTGCTCGCGCTGGGCGCGGACCCGCGTGTCCTCCATCTCCTCGATCCCGCGATGGACGCGGACCGCGTCATCGCCGCGACGCTTCACCCGGATGTCAACGCCCGTCACCCCCTCGCACACTGGGTACACACGCGCGACACCGCCCACATGATCGCCTGGGCGCTGAACGGAACCGTTCCACCAACTCTCAGGCGCAGGGCGCCGGTCGGGCGCCGCGGCCCGGTCGCCAAGGCGCCGCTCCTCTCCACGCCCGACCGCGCCCTCTTCTTCGACCGTCTCCGGGAGACCGCCGAGTCCGCGTCGCGCACCGGGGACGACGGGTTGCTGCTGCACCGCCAGACCCTCTACCTCTGTTCCTACGACCGGACCTTGGAGGCCAAGACATGGACGGCGCACGCCCTGCACAGCCGCCGCGATCTGATCGCCTCCCATGGATGGACACCGTTCTGGGCCACATCGCGCTCAACTGCCACCGCACTGGCCAGGCTCGGCGATCGGCAGCCGCTCCTCGACTTCATCGAAAAGGGGCTGGCTGGTGATGACAAGGGCGAGACAGCAAACCTGAACTACTGGGCGTACTGGCTGGGTTCGATGCGGGAGCCACAATCGGACGACACGTTCATGCGGCACGGGCCGACCGACTGGGACCCCGTACGGCTCCTGCGCGGCCTCACAGACGGCCTCCACCGGGCTCCGGTGTACACGGATCTGTACGTGCACTCGCTATGGGCCCTGCTGACCACCAACCGATGGCTGCCACTGGCAGACCCCACCCTCGCTGCCGAACTGGCCACGTATTCCGGCCAACTCCTGGACCGAAGCGGGGTATCCCCGCGAGCTCGGCGGGAACTCAGCACAGTGCATTACGTTCTACGCAAGAACCGCACATGA
- a CDS encoding HD domain-containing protein, with translation MADAEQEQVKGTAGFLLEMGMLKRAKRSGWWIAGVKDPETIAEHSFRVALIGSVLAMMEGADPAKTALLGLWHDTQETRVGDIPHIGRRYLEAASNEKVTADQVSAAHPSVRAGAQRIVEEYENGDSPEVVCAHDADKLECLIQAVEYREQGCANVQPWIDSSIAKLKTASAQALAEAALTMTSIEWQQTYLR, from the coding sequence ATGGCGGACGCAGAGCAGGAGCAGGTCAAGGGGACCGCGGGGTTTCTGCTGGAGATGGGGATGCTCAAGCGCGCCAAGCGGAGCGGCTGGTGGATCGCCGGGGTGAAGGACCCCGAGACCATCGCGGAGCACAGCTTCCGGGTCGCGCTCATCGGCTCCGTGCTCGCCATGATGGAAGGCGCCGACCCCGCGAAGACGGCGCTCCTCGGCCTGTGGCACGACACGCAGGAGACCCGCGTCGGCGACATCCCGCACATCGGCCGCCGCTACCTCGAAGCCGCGAGCAACGAGAAGGTCACCGCGGACCAGGTGTCCGCCGCGCACCCCTCCGTGCGCGCCGGCGCCCAGCGGATCGTGGAGGAGTACGAGAACGGGGACTCCCCCGAAGTCGTCTGCGCGCATGACGCCGACAAGCTGGAATGCCTCATCCAGGCCGTCGAGTACCGCGAACAGGGCTGCGCGAACGTGCAGCCCTGGATCGACAGCAGCATCGCCAAGCTGAAGACGGCCTCCGCCCAGGCCCTCGCGGAGGCCGCGCTCACCATGACGTCGATCGAGTGGCAGCAGACGTACCTCCGCTGA
- a CDS encoding LLM class F420-dependent oxidoreductase gives MRIATTIFLTDETITPVRLARQLEQRGFAGLYLPEHTHIPAGRETPYPAGGELPREYGRTLDPFVALAQAAAVTERLTLGTGITLIAQHDPIDLAKQIATLDHLSGGRFTLGIGYGWNVEEAADHGVDWSTRRRLADERLALMRALWASEPTAYEGEFGSVRASHAHPKPHRERGPRTLLGGAEGPRLFDRIARTADGWLPIGGRGLTDSVPRLRTAWEAAGRDPKDLHVVPYAVNPTPGKLSHYADLGIEEVVLQLPPTREPEVLRTLDAYAAYL, from the coding sequence ATGCGGATCGCCACCACGATCTTCCTCACCGACGAGACCATCACCCCGGTACGCCTGGCGCGCCAGCTCGAACAGCGCGGCTTCGCCGGGCTCTATCTGCCCGAGCACACCCACATCCCGGCCGGCCGCGAGACGCCCTACCCGGCGGGCGGCGAACTGCCCCGCGAGTACGGCCGCACCCTGGACCCCTTCGTCGCGCTCGCCCAGGCCGCCGCGGTGACGGAACGGCTGACCCTCGGCACCGGCATCACGCTCATCGCCCAGCACGACCCGATCGACCTGGCCAAGCAGATCGCCACGCTCGACCACCTCTCCGGCGGCCGCTTCACCCTCGGCATCGGCTACGGCTGGAACGTCGAGGAGGCCGCCGACCACGGCGTGGACTGGTCGACCCGCCGCCGCCTCGCCGACGAGCGGCTGGCCCTGATGCGGGCCCTGTGGGCGTCCGAACCCACGGCGTACGAGGGTGAGTTCGGCTCCGTACGCGCCAGCCACGCCCACCCGAAGCCGCACCGGGAGCGCGGCCCCCGCACCCTGCTCGGCGGCGCGGAGGGCCCCCGGCTGTTCGACCGCATCGCCCGCACGGCGGACGGCTGGCTCCCCATCGGCGGCCGCGGCCTCACGGACTCCGTCCCCCGCCTCCGTACGGCCTGGGAAGCCGCCGGCCGCGACCCGAAGGACCTCCACGTCGTCCCGTACGCGGTCAACCCCACCCCCGGCAAGCTGTCCCACTACGCGGACCTGGGCATCGAGGAGGTGGTCCTCCAACTCCCCCCGACACGGGAACCGGAGGTACTACGCACCCTGGACGCGTACGCGGCATACCTCTGA
- a CDS encoding siderophore-interacting protein, with product MGHGWEGVVLKLMRGRDFTFTVTATEPPAGGFRRLTVTDGGLLAATGGAHPTMWVRLWFDRAGKPHQRAYTLVDPDPEAGAFTLEFALHEGPATEWALAARPGDTIEATLQGTGFTLPEPAPARLFVIGDPASLPAINSLLDALPATPATVWYETPPGEDTEPPLRLVPGRHTLHRVERRGGALADAVRSGLPGLLGTDASDAYVWIACDTTTTRSLSAYIRKELAVPRERVHALGYWRAT from the coding sequence ATGGGGCACGGCTGGGAGGGCGTCGTCCTCAAGCTCATGCGGGGGCGCGACTTCACGTTCACCGTCACCGCGACCGAGCCGCCCGCCGGCGGCTTCCGGCGCCTCACCGTCACGGACGGCGGGCTGCTCGCCGCGACCGGCGGGGCGCACCCGACGATGTGGGTGCGGCTCTGGTTCGACCGGGCCGGCAAACCGCACCAGCGCGCCTACACCCTGGTCGACCCGGACCCGGAGGCCGGCGCCTTCACCCTGGAGTTCGCGCTCCACGAGGGCCCCGCCACCGAATGGGCGCTGGCGGCCCGGCCCGGGGACACGATCGAGGCCACGCTCCAGGGCACCGGATTCACCCTGCCCGAGCCGGCCCCCGCCCGGCTCTTCGTGATCGGCGACCCGGCCTCGCTGCCCGCGATCAACTCCCTGCTGGACGCCCTTCCGGCGACCCCGGCCACCGTCTGGTACGAGACCCCGCCCGGCGAGGACACCGAGCCGCCGCTGCGCCTGGTTCCCGGCCGCCACACGCTGCACCGGGTGGAGCGGCGGGGCGGCGCGCTGGCCGACGCGGTGCGGTCCGGGCTGCCGGGCCTGCTGGGCACCGATGCCTCGGACGCGTACGTGTGGATCGCCTGCGACACGACGACGACCAGGTCCCTGTCCGCGTACATACGCAAGGAACTGGCCGTTCCCAGGGAGCGCGTGCACGCCCTGGGCTACTGGCGCGCGACCTGA
- a CDS encoding MFS transporter, translating to MEKRREAGLFAQLRNPPGGRDARIMLRALAVDRTGTGLWAASSVLYLTFVTHLSAQQIGVLLGAAGVAGIAGSPLAGRLAGRLPVRTLLIGCHLLRLVTLTLVLVCTRFEALLVVVAVTYLGDRAAKTLEMLFATRAAGDRRAAYQALSRSASNAGYGFGAGIAALGLAVGTTDAYRALIIGNALSFVVAAALVWRTSGPGARTVGEPRPAGGPVSPKGPWRDRGYLRFVLLDIPMNLDDSILGVGLPLWLVSETSAPHALVPAFLVINTVLVVLLQLAVSRRAEGPRGAVRALGLYGALMCVCCALPAWAASAGTWTAAVVLLVAAVLVTMAELMRSVSSWELAVLLAPPGERAAYLGVAGMSQSIQKSAGPPLLTGVVMAAGPAGWLALGAAVAGLAAVQRRCCAARLASMEEARDPASGAGTRTSG from the coding sequence GTGGAGAAGCGCCGGGAGGCGGGGCTGTTCGCCCAGTTGAGGAATCCGCCGGGTGGCCGGGACGCCCGGATCATGCTGCGCGCGCTGGCGGTGGACCGCACCGGCACCGGGCTGTGGGCGGCCTCCTCGGTCCTCTACCTCACCTTCGTCACACATCTGAGCGCCCAGCAGATCGGCGTCCTGCTCGGCGCGGCGGGCGTCGCCGGCATCGCGGGCTCCCCGCTCGCGGGTCGCCTGGCCGGCCGGCTCCCCGTGCGCACTCTGCTGATCGGCTGCCATCTGCTGCGGCTGGTGACGCTCACGCTGGTGCTGGTCTGTACGCGGTTCGAGGCGCTGCTCGTCGTGGTCGCGGTGACCTACCTCGGGGACCGGGCGGCCAAGACCCTGGAGATGCTGTTCGCCACCCGCGCGGCGGGCGACCGGCGAGCCGCGTACCAGGCGCTGTCCCGCAGCGCGTCCAACGCGGGTTACGGCTTCGGCGCGGGGATCGCCGCGCTCGGCCTGGCGGTCGGCACGACGGATGCGTACCGCGCGCTGATCATCGGCAACGCCCTCTCCTTCGTCGTCGCCGCCGCGCTGGTGTGGCGTACGAGCGGGCCGGGCGCCCGTACGGTCGGGGAGCCGCGCCCGGCAGGCGGGCCGGTCAGCCCCAAGGGCCCCTGGCGGGACCGGGGTTACCTCCGCTTCGTGCTCCTCGACATCCCGATGAACCTGGACGACTCGATCCTGGGCGTCGGCCTCCCGCTCTGGCTCGTCAGCGAGACCTCCGCCCCGCACGCCCTCGTCCCGGCGTTCCTGGTCATCAACACCGTCCTCGTCGTCCTGCTCCAACTCGCCGTCTCCCGACGGGCGGAGGGCCCGCGGGGCGCCGTGCGGGCGCTCGGCCTGTACGGCGCCCTGATGTGCGTGTGCTGCGCCCTGCCCGCCTGGGCGGCGAGCGCCGGCACCTGGACGGCGGCGGTCGTGCTGCTCGTGGCCGCCGTCCTGGTCACGATGGCGGAGCTGATGCGCTCGGTCAGCTCCTGGGAACTGGCCGTCCTGCTCGCCCCGCCCGGCGAACGCGCCGCCTATCTGGGCGTGGCCGGCATGTCCCAGTCCATCCAGAAGTCGGCGGGCCCGCCCCTGCTGACGGGCGTCGTGATGGCCGCGGGCCCGGCGGGCTGGCTGGCCCTGGGCGCGGCGGTGGCCGGACTGGCGGCGGTCCAACGGCGTTGCTGCGCCGCGCGGTTGGCGTCGATGGAGGAGGCGCGGGACCCGGCGAGCGGAGCGGGGACGCGCACGAGCGGCTGA
- a CDS encoding ABC transporter permease produces the protein MSTLSLAARDSATMLRRNLLHARRYPSLTLNLLLTPVMLLLLFVYVFGDTMSGGAGRDAYIAYIVPGILLMTIGSTTVGTAVSVTMDMTEGIVARFRTMAIHRGSVLFGHVAGSVLRTLLSVVIVGAVGVAMGFRSTGATALEWLAAFGLLALFALAFTWIAVGMGLGSPNVEAASNNATPLILLPLISSAFVPLESMPGWFRPIAEYQPFTPTIETLRGLLLGTEIGHNGWLAAGWCVALTVLGYLWSRAQFNRDPK, from the coding sequence ATGAGCACCCTGTCCCTCGCCGCCCGCGACTCGGCGACCATGCTGCGCCGCAACCTGCTGCACGCCCGGCGCTATCCGTCGCTCACGCTGAACCTGCTGCTCACCCCGGTGATGCTGCTCCTGCTGTTCGTCTACGTCTTCGGCGACACCATGAGCGGCGGCGCCGGCCGGGACGCGTACATCGCTTACATCGTGCCGGGCATCCTGCTGATGACCATCGGCTCGACCACCGTCGGCACCGCCGTCTCCGTGACGATGGACATGACCGAGGGCATCGTCGCCCGCTTCCGCACCATGGCCATCCACCGGGGATCGGTCCTGTTCGGCCATGTCGCCGGGAGCGTTCTGCGTACGCTGCTGAGCGTCGTGATCGTCGGCGCGGTCGGGGTCGCCATGGGCTTCCGCTCCACCGGCGCCACCGCCCTGGAGTGGCTGGCCGCCTTCGGCCTGCTCGCCCTGTTCGCGCTGGCCTTCACCTGGATCGCCGTGGGCATGGGCCTGGGCAGCCCCAACGTGGAGGCCGCGAGCAACAACGCCACTCCGCTGATCCTGCTGCCGCTGATCTCCAGCGCGTTCGTCCCGCTGGAGTCGATGCCCGGCTGGTTCCGGCCGATCGCCGAGTACCAGCCGTTCACCCCGACGATCGAGACCCTGCGCGGGCTGCTGCTCGGCACGGAGATCGGCCACAACGGGTGGCTCGCGGCCGGCTGGTGCGTCGCGCTCACCGTCCTCGGATACCTCTGGTCCAGGGCGCAGTTCAACCGCGACCCGAAGTAG
- a CDS encoding ATP-binding cassette domain-containing protein, which translates to MTNPAIAVTGLRKAYGDKTVLDGIDLRIPAGTVFALLGPNGAGKTTAVKILSTLISPGPGSGPITVAGHDLASDPRAVRAAIGVTGQFSAVDGLITGEENMLLMADLHHLSKAEGRRVTAELLERFDLTDAAKKPAATYSGGMKRRLDIAMTLVGAPRIIFLDEPTTGLDPRSRHDMWQVVRGLVAGGVTVFLTTQYLEEADELADRIAVLNNGRIAAEGTADELKRIVPGGHVRLRFSDPAAYREAAGHLAADAARDDEALALRLPGDGTQSILRSILDRLDAAGIEADEFTVHTPDLDDVFFALTDAAAPAPSKETAR; encoded by the coding sequence ATGACGAACCCGGCCATCGCCGTGACCGGCCTGCGCAAGGCGTACGGCGACAAGACCGTCCTCGACGGCATCGATCTGCGCATCCCGGCCGGAACGGTGTTCGCCCTGCTCGGGCCGAACGGCGCCGGCAAGACCACCGCCGTCAAGATCCTCTCCACGCTCATCTCGCCCGGCCCCGGCTCCGGCCCGATCACGGTGGCCGGCCACGACCTGGCCTCGGACCCCCGGGCCGTGCGCGCGGCGATCGGCGTGACCGGCCAGTTCTCGGCGGTGGACGGCCTGATCACCGGCGAGGAGAACATGCTCCTGATGGCCGACCTGCACCACCTGTCCAAGGCGGAGGGCCGGCGCGTCACCGCGGAGCTGCTGGAACGCTTCGACCTCACCGACGCGGCGAAGAAGCCCGCCGCCACCTACTCCGGCGGCATGAAGCGCCGACTCGACATCGCGATGACGCTGGTCGGCGCCCCCCGGATCATCTTCCTGGACGAGCCGACCACCGGACTCGACCCGCGCTCCCGGCACGACATGTGGCAGGTCGTCCGGGGCCTGGTCGCCGGCGGCGTGACCGTCTTCCTCACCACCCAGTACCTGGAGGAGGCCGACGAACTCGCGGACCGCATCGCCGTACTGAACAACGGGCGGATCGCCGCCGAGGGCACCGCCGACGAGTTGAAGCGGATCGTCCCTGGCGGCCACGTCCGGCTCCGCTTCAGCGACCCGGCCGCCTACCGCGAGGCCGCCGGCCACCTCGCCGCCGACGCCGCCCGCGACGACGAGGCGCTGGCCCTGCGCCTCCCCGGCGACGGCACCCAGAGCATCCTGCGCTCCATCCTCGACCGGCTGGACGCCGCCGGCATCGAGGCCGACGAGTTCACCGTGCACACGCCCGACCTCGACGACGTCTTCTTCGCCCTCACCGACGCCGCCGCTCCCGCCCCGTCCAAGGAGACCGCCCGATGA
- a CDS encoding helix-turn-helix domain-containing protein: MPGGRLTQQERRRIARGLADGLAYAEIARQLDRPTSTITREVTRNGGPAGYRADLAHRATEQRSRRGKPAAPRAARPDAAPQPYGRDAEEVSAYEEVLTNMLLASGAPLMMSRVLAALSISDSGSLTAGELAERLRVSPASVSKAVAFLETQSMVRREREGRRERYVVDDDIMHQSMMASARSTAQLAETARRGVPVLGRDSPAGNRLENMARYLDFVSESIERAAVQAREILHTRAPGLPEEDAPA, from the coding sequence ATGCCGGGAGGCAGGCTCACCCAGCAGGAACGCCGCCGGATCGCCCGCGGTCTGGCGGACGGCCTGGCCTACGCCGAGATCGCCCGGCAGCTCGACCGGCCGACCTCGACCATCACCCGCGAGGTCACGCGCAACGGCGGCCCCGCCGGCTACCGCGCCGACCTCGCCCACCGCGCCACCGAGCAGCGCTCCCGGCGCGGGAAACCGGCCGCCCCCCGCGCCGCCCGCCCGGACGCCGCCCCGCAGCCGTACGGGCGGGACGCCGAGGAGGTGAGCGCGTACGAGGAGGTGCTCACGAACATGCTGCTGGCGTCGGGCGCGCCGCTGATGATGTCCCGGGTGCTGGCCGCCCTGAGCATCAGCGACTCCGGCAGCCTCACCGCCGGTGAACTCGCCGAGCGCCTGCGGGTCAGCCCGGCCTCGGTGTCCAAGGCGGTCGCGTTCCTGGAGACGCAGAGCATGGTCCGCCGGGAGCGCGAGGGGCGGCGCGAGCGGTACGTCGTGGACGACGACATCATGCACCAGTCGATGATGGCGAGCGCCCGCTCGACCGCCCAGCTCGCCGAGACCGCGCGCCGGGGCGTCCCCGTGCTCGGCCGGGACAGCCCGGCGGGCAACCGGCTGGAGAACATGGCCCGTTATCTGGACTTCGTCTCCGAGTCCATCGAGCGGGCCGCCGTGCAGGCCCGCGAGATCCTGCACACCAGGGCGCCGGGCCTCCCGGAGGAGGACGCCCCGGCCTGA